The Lolium rigidum isolate FL_2022 chromosome 2, APGP_CSIRO_Lrig_0.1, whole genome shotgun sequence genomic interval aacgccgttttcagcagaaccgttcggtgtctcgtttttgtgcagtaaatccaactttcaggaaaaacctcgggattttgacgaaagggcctattttcctgcaataccgacggagccgaaggacaattgaagtggaggcccgagggccccacaccataaggcggcgcggcccggggggcccgcgcggccatgtggtgtggcccctcggctggcctccgacgcccccttcggactacttattcgcctcgacctaaaaacgcacggggagaagtcgaagtcgccgtaaaccctccggaacgccgccacatcgcgaaactccgtcgcgggagccagaagtctccgttctggcactccgccgggacggggaattggaggagatcatcaccgccatcaccgccaacgcctctccatcaaccagccatgtttcccccatccatgtgtgagtaattcccccgctgtaggccgaaggggatggtagggattggatgagattggtcatgtaatagcataagattgttagggcatagtgcctagtgtccgtagatggtacttttatgatattgttgcaacttgttatgcttaatgcttgtcactagggcccgagtgccatgatctcagatctgaacatgttattgtttcatcatgatattcattgtttatggtcttacctgcaagttgtatacacatgtcgctgtccggaaccaatggccccgaagtgacagaaatcgggacaaccggagggaatggtagggatgtgaggatcacatgtgttcacggagtgttaatgctttgctccggtactctattaaaaggagtaccttaatatccagtagtttcccttgaggcccggctgccaccggctggtaggacaaaagatgttgtgcaagtttctcattgcgagcacgtacgactataattggaacacatgcctattgattgattagtacttggataccgttttattattatctcgcaaatgccccgctatgattgttacatgagtttctctcatccatgcaacgcccgttatccgtccccgtgcctacagtattttaatcctcgctgtttactaaaatcactactgctgtctttgttactcgctcgtcgttatttcactgctcgctactgctataaaactgttactactgataaactcctgcgagaaagtctgtttccaggtgcagctgaattgacaactccgctgttaaggctttcaagtattctttgtctccccttgtgtcgaatcaataaattgggtaatacttccctcgaagactattgcgatcccctatacttgtgggtcatcatccagcttcacgtccatcttgacgtccgtcttcatgtccagctgctcctctactcctcgtgcgatgctcgtctcctcttgatacctgatgatacataagtaataggacttaggcagcataaagttctcatcaatcaaagtaccgtttagaaacaagttcacacgttgtttaagtagcttcgcacgagcccttgtaattggtccaatccgaacttcattggacttgagcttcacagcaggttcatcttcatttatcaatgacggaggtagtggtgtagtagggatgtcctcatcacccaaGGTCGGCGATGAGtaggactacatcaaccacgttcTAGCGGAACGTTAACCGCTTTCGATCTACGAGGGTATGTCGCCGAAACCATCTCCAATATAACATTATTCTTAGATAGATCTAGCCACTCGGAGTACCCTAGTTAGACTTTTTGTTTTCTTCTGCGAATCCTAATATAAGCTTACGCAGTTACGTCACCTTTCTTAGTTCTAGATATGATCAAGACATAAAATGTTTTGTGGATAATTTCATGTGTGAAGCGGTTGAACGAAATGATGACGGAAGAGTAAGCTCTTGTAACAAAACAAATCATTTACTTTCTTGTACACTCCTtccgggagtgatgttttggcaaacgggagcatatgctccctttattttgaaatgcatgttagacacattttgaaatgtcaaaaaatctgaaacaaaaaattcacacgtacatcttcacgtgctacgtgctcaaaaagtcatttcatgaaaagtcgacttgtcatgtgacgtgtgtaaaaaagataaaattcagtgaaAAAGGCTTATAACaagataatttttctcttttgtacaaatactacaaaaatatattttttccgCGAAACTTGAGGAACAttaatatattatggagatgttcatgtagaatttttttctcaaatttttttaacacttcggAATATGATAttttggtagagggatcatatgtACCtgagagccgaattgagtttctgactCCTTCTTAACTAATAATAGGTTGGGGCAAAAAAGTTTACTCCTGTTAAGAAAAAAAAAGTCTAGACAGCTGTAGAATTTCAGGTTCCAAACTATTGTTATTAATGGGGGAAACTATACATTCATGCGTATCAGGGGCATATATAAACTTTGGAATGTGTAGGAGAGTATAAAAAGCACGAACACTCCCAAACATCAAGGAACAAGGACGCCTAGTAGCGCAAAAACGGAGTAGTTATGCCCCCCGGAAACAACATCATCTACTACAAGTCATGTACCATCCACAGTGACCGTTAATTTCACCAGTACGGGTTGCCGGAGGTCGTCCGGGACCTCTTGCTGCCTCCCAGCTCCGCCGCGTACACCCGCGGCACCCAGTGCTCCTGCGCCGTCCACGCAGCTGGGTAGCCGGCTTCGTGCAGCCCAACGTTCTGAGCGACTCCCTGCTCAAAAAGTCATTACCGAAGGCAAGTTAGTCACAGCTTCACATGTCTTAGCACTGTCAGATAATGTTTGCTGGTCTTTAGCACCACTCCTAAATGCATTTTCAGCTACTCTTCTTGATCTCGTGAGGTCGGACTGGTATCGAGCTTCGGAGGGTTAGTAGGATAATCAATAAAGCGGCGCATAGTTTAGCGCAGCTAGACAAGAGTGAGTGTGGCGTGTTAGACGCTGATGGACAGCGCTGTGTGGCTGTCCTAGTCGTCGAAGATTGTCTCAACAATGTTTTGCGTTCATTAATAAAACTCTGTGGTTTCCCAAAAGATAATTAAGATGATATGTGGGATCCTGCCAAAGTCTCACTAGTAGTTATTCTTGTCAATTCtagttgtaattttcattttgtaTTTGGAAATCCTTAGATCAACTGTAAGTGGGATTTTTTTGGCGGGATCCCGCTTGCATCTCTAATAGGACCCCATATGTTACTCCTAAGTAATAAACTTGGCTTGTGTCCAAATTGGTGATCTAGGTGGGCCTCCAAAGATGTTGTCGTTACACCCTGGACCAGCGTGTCAGTGCAAGCTGCGAAACATGATCGTATAACTACAAACCATCCCCATAATGGAATGGTTGTACTGGGTGTCTGGGTGTGGTAATGTGGATGCAGACGTGACCGGAACGTGCCGCGTTTTTAGATTTCTCGATCCGGAACGCGCCAAGAATGCTCCCTCCTGATAGAGTACGATCTAAAGCGTTGATCTGCACCAACGATTCAGTGGCACCAACCTGATACGACGATCCGGCCGCCGAAGCAGCGGTGGCCGCTGTGGCGTCGTCGACGAGGAAGTCCTCGACGTGCCACCCTGGCAGCGTCTTGGTGAGGTACTCggagatgctgctgccgccgctgctggcgccgtggcttggcgccggccacgccgcgtcgtcgtcgccgctgcagCAGAGGCTGCTGCTGGTGTTCTCCTCCTCCTGAGACGGCGGCGCGGGGGAAGCGGCCGGCTCCGATGAGATCCGCACGCCAGTGAGCAGGTAGCGGGCGTGGCGCGTGGCGAGCTCGCTCGCCGTGTGCACCGCGGCGTCGCACTCCCGGCACAGGATCGCCCTGTCCTCCTTGCAGAACAGGAAGCCCCTCTTCTCCTGCAGCCCCGCGCGCACCAAGAAATTCATTAAGCTCCCGTCGGACCAGCACTACACTACACGATCGTCCCCAATCACACGGAAGCTGAAGCATGCGCTTTCTGACCTGGCAGATGTcgcagagcggcggcggcgtctgggcCGCCGACGGAGACGACGAGGGGTGGAGCAGCGAGAAGCGGCGGTGCTTCCCGGCgagcttgttggcgcggtgcacGCGGCGGTCGCAGGCGTCGCAGAGCGCGGCCTCGTCGGCGCAGCAGAacacggaggcagcctccgccGCGCACACGTCGCACTGCACCTTCATGGTGGATGGATGGACGCCTCGAagatgtcttcgtcttcctccctcTACCTCGATCGACGCAGGTCAATGGCCTGTACGTGCTGCAACTGTACACGGCTGGTACTCAGGGATGGACGGATGGGTATGACTAGCGAGCGGCGTGGAAGATGTTGGCGAGGGGCCGCGCGTTTATATACGGTCGCCGCGAGGCGATTTGTGCGTTAAGCGTAGGCGATTAAGTCAGACGAGGTCAGTCAAGTATACGTACTAGCTACTGTGCCGACCTGAAAAGGAACGTGGTTGGCGCTGCGTCTCGCTCGGCCGCGCCATATTTTGTCATGTGGGAGATTTTCATATGCTTTCTTCGTGATTATCACCCATGCGGGCTGCGGCGGCCATGTGCTAGACCCACGTAAGTTTTTCACGGTACGGACGTGGAAAGTTTCGAGTTGATTGAAAAGAACTCGATCGATATCGTCGTTTCTGGGCTGAACCCCATGCTACTCCTATTTCTGTGGTGACTTCTGGTGTTGACCGACGGGAGGAAGGTTACTGTTTCTGGCCATCTCCTTCTGGGGAGCTCTGCTAATTTATGGTGTCTAGCCACCCTTTGACAGATCTACGACCGGATGAGATCTATAGCTACGGCCTAAGGTATCTTAACGGAATCAAGTAGCATGCTGTTAGATGAGTCATTATGTACCTCTACAGTGAACAGTGGCATAGATGCTAGATCGTCAACAAAACGAGGGACAGTCTATCGTGTAAAAAGATTGTGTAATAAAAGTAAGAAAATCGACAATGACTGATGAAGGTTTCATCTTTCATGAAACCACATCTCCTGATATTTTTTTTTCACATAACCGCAACTCTTCGGACCATGAAAGTCCATCGTAGCAGGGATAATTGACAACATCTGTGATATATGGCCCCAAATGCCAGATCTGAGGAAAAACGACTCAACGGGAAATGAACTGTCACGCGCTCATTTTGACATGCCTAAACTATAACTAGCCTCACCTTACTTTAGAAGTTCGACTTTGCTTCTCCATTTCATGCTCAAACCCTGAGTTTGGTCAATGCATGTTTATGTAGCTCCCAAACGGTCTTTGCTCGTGATCGCTATCTGAATAGCGGACATCATACATAGATCAAAAACGATATCAATATCACTCATATTTGGGTGGACTACGTTGGTTACCCAAAATGCGTGGTGAAGTAAATTGTTTTATAAGAGTTGCGGATTTTTTTAATATTCATAGGGAACAAAATCAATTTGAACATGGACATGTCAAACATCGGATGTCTTGGTTACCAGTTGCTTACAGTTACATAGATGAGATTCTAGGAAACTATACTTGTTgatttcaaaaattcacatgtgaaCCCAAGCTCATATGctccttgctcaaataaaaaatttacaaaaaaacaATTAAAccaatttttttgacaaaaaacatgaaaatgggtTCTAACCGCATGTAATATTTTGTAATTTTTAAAATTACAACATATCTGAATTTCTGAATTGCGTGAGGTTAGAAGACATGTAATATTTTGCAGTTTCTGAATTACAAAATCTATGAATTTCTGGGTTTTTGTATGCCGTTAGAACACACATTCATGTTCACTTtacaatttttctgatttttttttcattttttgctattttttttattCTACTATTCAGTTTTTTCTTTATGAAATGGATATTCTACTATCCAGACAGGTGCAAATGAACTATTCGTATATTTCATTTCTTTCACATCGTTTTATGGACGGAGTGAGTAATATTAgattatctagacacattttagtgtatagatatagtAAAAAAACAAATCTCCAACATCCCTTTATAAACGGATGGAGTAATATTGTTCCAGGAcaaataacatgtgtgttattcGTATATTG includes:
- the LOC124687487 gene encoding B-box zinc finger protein 20-like, which produces MKVQCDVCAAEAASVFCCADEAALCDACDRRVHRANKLAGKHRRFSLLHPSSSPSAAQTPPPLCDICQEKRGFLFCKEDRAILCRECDAAVHTASELATRHARYLLTGVRISSEPAASPAPPSQEEENTSSSLCCSGDDDAAWPAPSHGASSGGSSISEYLTKTLPGWHVEDFLVDDATAATAASAAGSSYQGVAQNVGLHEAGYPAAWTAQEHWVPRVYAAELGGSKRSRTTSGNPYW